CCCTCACGGACATACTGCGCCCGGCCCAAATCGTAAACCAGCAGTATCCCGTCGAGCGAGGCCCCGCCTCGGGCGAAGCTGACGTATCCCGGCATGATGTTGACAGTCTGCTGCGCGCCGGCCGGGAGGCCGATCAAAAGGATCCAGCAGATCGCCCGAAGAAACCTCATCGCGTCTGGTCCCGCAACTGCTGCTCGATCAGCCGCATCTGCTGCTCGGCCTGCCGCAGCGACTGCTCGAGGTACATGCGGGAGCGCGCCTCGGCCTCGATCCGCGCCTGCTGCCGCGCGCTTTCCGCCTGGCGCCGCATGCGCTCCGCCAGGCGTTCGTCCCGGATCCGGTCATAGAGCAGGTCCGAACGCCAGGCGGCCCAGTGCTGCAGCGCGTCCCCCCGCCTCCGGTCGAACTTCGCGGTTTTGAACCCCCCGGCCAGGTCGGCGGAACGCCCCTTCTTCAACGTTTCCGATTTTTCGCCGAGGAGGACCCGCGCCTTCCCGTCATAGACGCGCACCCGCCCGGCCCCGGCGTCGAGGCGGTACACCCCGGCCTCCCGGCATTCCACGGCGGCGGCACCGAGGTGGACGGTAAGTGTCGCGCCCGGTCCCCCCTCGATGATTTCAACGATGGCCGATCCCCCGAGGACGGTTAACCTCATGCGGTCATAGTCCGGGTCCTCCAGGCGCAGGCTCGAGCGCGCGCCCATCCAGAGGGTGGCCCAGAGGCCGAGCTGCACCTCGACCTTCCCCTCCCCGGTTCGGAGCACCTCCCCCTCCGCTGCCACCACCGGGCGGGCGGGACGGGGAGGGAGCCGCACGTCGCCGAGATAGACCTCCCCCTCGATCTGTTTTATGCTTCCCGGCCGGATGTCGACCGACTGCTGCGCGGGCGCGGCGGCACAAAGGCAAAGCAAAACGGCTGCCGGGAGTGGTTTCATGGTGGTTCCTCCGGCGACGGTGGCCCCCTTCGGCGGGGAGACGCAATCATTACTGCTATTATAGGATATCCGGGGCGGCGGAAGGTTCAAAATCCGCGCGGAATTTTGCGGGCGAGGAGATCGATGCAAAAATTTCTCACCGAAACCGAACAGTGGCTCGACCGGCTCTACGTCGCCGCCGAGGGGGCCTCGCTCCGGCGCGAGGACCGGCGCAAGGCCGTGGAGACGGCCGCGATGCTTATCGAGATCGAGCGGGCCGTCGCCCGCCTCTCCGGCAGGAAAGGGCTCCTGCTCCTCGACGCGGCGGCGGGGAAATCGTATGTCGGCCTGCTCGCGGCGAAGCTGATTCTGGCCCCCCGGGGAGACGCCTCCTCGGTCGTCACCCTGGAGCGGGATCCGCGCCGGGTGGAGGCCAGCCGCCGCGCGGCGGAGCGGCTCGAGGCCGGGATCCCCGTCACCTGCCTGAGGGCCGAGGTGGGGGACGCCGCGGCCTGGCCCGCGGAGCCTTCCATCGTCACCGCGCTCCATGCCTGCGGCGACGCCGCCGACGCCGTCATCGACAGGGCCGTCTCCTGCCGCGCCCGCGTGCTCCTCGTGGTCCCCTGCTGCACCAGCCGGGCGGTCCGCGCCTCTGCCCTGGCCGAGCGCCGGGCGGCCGCGCTCGACATCCCCCGGCACGCCCCGGTCCGCCGCCGCTTCATCCAGGCCCTGGTGGACGCCGAGCGCACCTGGCGCCTCGAGGCCGCCGGGTACGAAACCGAGGTGGTCGAATTCGTCCCCCCCACGGTGACACCCCACAACCTCCTCTGGCGCGCCCGGCGCGTGGGCGAACCCCGCCGCATGGCGGCCGCCCGGGCGGCGTGGGAGCGGTTGTCCGCCGACGGATAGGATCCCCGCATGGGCATATGCCGCCGGACATTGTCCCGGTTCCAGGGTCCCGATCACAAGCTTTCGTATTTTCCCCAGTACATGGTTATAATGCATCCATGAGCATGGGAAACATCAAGGAGCGGCCGAATCACACAATGTATATTCGTGCATTGCGCCGCATGTCGCCTGAGCAAAGGCTCGCGAAAGCCTTCGAACTGACGGAGTTCTCAAAGCAGCTCTTTCTTCATGGATTGCGCCGACGATTCCCGGACATGGAGGAAAAGAAGTTCCACGCTTTGTTCCTTGAGCGGCTGGGCAAGTGTCACAACAGAAGCTTCTAGAAAAGGTAGTTCTCACTCTGAACCGGCTGGACATTGAATATATGGTCACCGGCTCCATCGCATCGAGTCTGCAGGGGGAACCTCGCTCCACACATGATATCGACCTGATCATCGACCTTCCAAGGTCAAAAGTCCCGGCACTCAGCAGATCTTTCCCTCCACCCGATTACTATCTGGATCAGGATGCTGTCCTCCATGCGGTCTCCTCCAGGGGTATGGCCAACCTGATCGACGTGCGCTCGGGAGACAAGGTCGATTTCTGGATCCTGACGGAGACGGCGTTCGACAGTTCACGTTTCCATCGAAGATATTTCGAAGAGGTGCTCGGGATGCGCCTTGCCGTGTCCTCCCCGGAGGACACCATATTGATGAAACTGCGCTGGTCAAAAATGTCGGGGGGAAGTCAGAAA
This genomic window from Acidobacteriota bacterium contains:
- a CDS encoding methyltransferase, which codes for MQKFLTETEQWLDRLYVAAEGASLRREDRRKAVETAAMLIEIERAVARLSGRKGLLLLDAAAGKSYVGLLAAKLILAPRGDASSVVTLERDPRRVEASRRAAERLEAGIPVTCLRAEVGDAAAWPAEPSIVTALHACGDAADAVIDRAVSCRARVLLVVPCCTSRAVRASALAERRAAALDIPRHAPVRRRFIQALVDAERTWRLEAAGYETEVVEFVPPTVTPHNLLWRARRVGEPRRMAAARAAWERLSADG